Proteins encoded in a region of the Streptomyces sp. PCS3-D2 genome:
- the ald gene encoding alanine dehydrogenase — MKVGIPREVKNNEFRVAITPAGVHELVRGGHQVFIEQNAGVGSSITDAEYVAAGAEILATADEVWATADLLLKVKEPIAEEYHRLRKDQTLFTYLHLAASRECTDALLESGTTAIAYETVELANRALPLLAPMSEVAGRLAPQVGAYHLMRSAGGRGVLPGGVPGTHAGECVVIGGGVSGWNAAQIAIGMGFHVTLLDKDINKLREADKIFGTKIKTIVSNAFELEKAVIEADLVIGAVLIPGAKAPKLVTNELVAKMKPGSVLVDIAIDQGGCFEDSRPTTHAEPTFQVHNSVFYCVANMPGAVPNTSTYALTNATLPYIVQLANLGWVEALRRDPALALGLNTHDGQVVYGPVAEAHGLQTLELGTLLG, encoded by the coding sequence ATGAAGGTCGGCATCCCCCGCGAGGTCAAGAACAACGAGTTCCGGGTCGCCATCACGCCCGCCGGCGTGCATGAGCTGGTCCGGGGCGGCCACCAGGTCTTCATCGAGCAGAACGCCGGCGTCGGCTCCTCGATCACGGACGCCGAGTACGTCGCGGCCGGCGCGGAGATCCTCGCCACCGCCGACGAGGTCTGGGCCACCGCCGACCTGCTGCTGAAGGTCAAGGAGCCGATCGCGGAGGAGTACCACCGCCTCCGCAAGGACCAGACCCTCTTCACGTACCTTCACCTGGCGGCCTCCCGCGAGTGCACGGACGCCCTGCTGGAGTCCGGTACCACCGCCATCGCCTACGAGACGGTCGAGCTCGCCAACCGCGCGCTCCCGCTGCTCGCCCCGATGTCCGAGGTCGCGGGCCGGCTGGCCCCGCAGGTCGGCGCCTACCACCTGATGCGCTCGGCCGGCGGCCGCGGCGTCCTCCCCGGCGGCGTCCCCGGCACCCACGCCGGCGAGTGCGTCGTCATCGGTGGCGGCGTCTCCGGCTGGAACGCCGCGCAGATCGCCATCGGCATGGGCTTCCACGTGACCCTGCTCGACAAGGACATCAACAAGCTCCGCGAGGCCGACAAGATCTTCGGCACGAAGATCAAGACGATCGTCTCCAACGCCTTCGAGCTGGAGAAGGCCGTCATCGAGGCAGACCTCGTCATCGGCGCCGTCCTGATCCCGGGTGCGAAGGCCCCGAAGCTGGTCACCAACGAGCTCGTCGCCAAGATGAAGCCCGGAAGTGTACTTGTCGACATCGCGATCGATCAGGGTGGCTGCTTCGAGGACTCGCGTCCGACCACCCACGCCGAGCCGACCTTCCAGGTTCACAACTCGGTCTTCTACTGCGTCGCCAACATGCCGGGCGCGGTGCCGAACACCTCCACCTACGCGCTGACCAACGCCACGCTGCCCTACATCGTGCAGCTCGCGAACCTCGGCTGGGTCGAGGCGCTGCGCCGTGACCCCGCGCTCGCGCTGGGCCTCAACACCCATGATGGCCAGGTCGTTTACGGTCCGGTCGCCGAGGCCCACGGTCTCCAGACCCTTGAGCTCGGCACGCTGCTCGGCTGA